ATAACTTAAAAGCAGGATCTTCTTTTCCCCTTGTATCATTAACAGCAGCGTGGCGATCCCTATTTATCTTGATGGCTACTGGTTCAAATTTTCGTTTCACACATTCTCAGATTCAAGAAGGTAGGGTGTTGGAAAGCTGATGGCTGTGTTTTTCCTGCTTAACAGGCACCTGGTATAAAGAAGATTGCAGAAGTAGCTCCTGAATGAGTGATTATGTGGATAAATGGGAAATTCCAATCCAAAAGTATGATCCACATGAGGTTAAGTGTCAGATAATCATTTTGTTCTTACTGTCTGATATAGTACTGCTTCCCTGAATCATTTGGTCACTGCCATGAGTGCAGTGACAAGTACTAATGGGCTCAATTTATCTATTCAGGTAGGACAGAATTGCAAATCAGACAAAAAGTTTGCCCTTAGAACTCTGTAATAGTTTATCCTCATCTAGATTTTATCATTAGAACATTCATAGTTATTTGTCTTAATAaaatggtgttttttttctttctgaattttaaaaagaaggtttcttttcctataattttaaaatcaacGCTGTTTTCAGGTCCTAAAGGAGAGGCTGGTGATGTGGGGATCCACGGACCACCTGGAGTGATTGGACCCCAAGGCTCACGGGGCCAGAAAGGAGAGAAGGGTAAGCAAGCCATTTTATTTCATGTTAAAACTCAAGAAATGTCTCGCACTCCTGAACTTGTTGAGTAAATAGTACACTTGTAGATAGATCGATTTTGGAAAATTTAAAGACTTTGTAAAACATATTAAGCTAAATTTGatatataatttaatttcatAAGCAGTCAATAGCAAAATTTTGAACACATACCACAGGCATGCATGAACACGCATGCCTACATGTTCACAGCCTTCTCACTTTCATCTCCTTGCCTGTTAGCCAAGGATGAGAAACCTCAGGGTATATTCTCTGGTCGAGAGTCCTTTTCCTGTAAATTGTCATGCAAGCTCTTTTTTCATGGCACAAATAATTCTTATTTAACTAGAACAGGCAATTTCCATTCAATGTAGGTGGATAATCTTTCCACTAAGGAGATTCCAACAAATATTTTTGGGCCATTCTAAAATCAGAGCCAGTGTCAACAGTGGGAAGGTACATGAATTAAATCTGAAATAATAAAGCATATAAAAATGATCTTGGACATTTGCTTCTGCTTGTCTGGAAACTTAAGGAAATGCACTAGGTATTTACTTATGCCATTATTAAAGAAGAATTTGAGTTACAGATGCTCTCATAGATCTTTTTTCAGTTTAGAAATTCTTCAATTCTACAGATTCATCTATAAAGAATACTTTCCGTCTAAGGAAATCCCTGgttttttaagtgtttaaaaGTATTGAGGAAGGTTACAGATTTACTGGGACTTTTAGAAATTGCTCGGTGAATATCGGCAGACTGTAGAAATACCATCCATCGATCATGTTAAATGTTTTAGCCTCCATGTCACATGTCAGAAGACCTAATATCATCTATACATCACCCTCCGCATGGTTGAGGAACTGCCTAACTCATTGCTGGTAGAACATTGAGTGAAGTAATTACTCAAAAAAGATGCTAAGGTAGAAGAGAGCTACTTCACACTTGTCAGTTATGTGATTTTCATTCTTGGAAACATTTAATCCTTTTGTGATTGAATTATGTGAGCAGAAAACCCTATGAAATAAAGATGAGTGATGAACCTCCCCAGTGAGTCATACATTTGGGAGCGAGACTTCAGGAAGTAGAAGAAAAACCAGGGAAGTAGCACAAGATAAGGTTCTTAAAGAATATGCTTTGATGCTTTTGATGAgatcaaaagtagaaactcattCAACCAATGTCTATAAAGTGGCAACTTCACTTCCCTATTACTTTCAGCCTTGGACTCTGTTAATATTGAATGCTTAAAAAAATGAGCTGAATGACTGCATTCCAGTTAAGCACTACCTGACTGAGTAAATCTATTACAACGCTTGAACTCCTTACATGAACTTGAGAGGTGGTTAACTGTGTGGTGAAGGTCAGAATTTGATATTTGGCGAGGACTGGATTTGTCCTTCATGTCCATTTTGaggtttcatttttctgtatttcgATATTTTCTTGATGTCTGACTGGCTAATTTCCAAATTTTGTGTTtcagtagagtgataatggaggAAGTAGCTACTTAGAGAACTCCACTGAGCAGCCAGTGGTGGGATATCCTAGCTGGTCTTGGGGAATGGGGGAGGGTCTGCgtttttgattttggattttcCTTCACTTAATAAGAAGTGGAACAGGAAATGTTAACATTGAAATAATATAGTTGGTAAATCAATGCCAATCAAAGTGAAAATCAGACAGATTGACtttataaaatttttgaattgtTTTCAAACCTAGATTTCTTCTGTGACAGTAGTGGTGATAAAAATTTCTACTGTTTCTTGACTGGAGAAGAGGTACCATACACTTTTGTAAATTTATAGTATTTTATTTGATGTAGTATGTTCTGGTAGATGAGTCCCGTTAGTTGTTATTACCATTAACATTGTTATTTACAATTGCAAATATAAAGGATGGGTTAGgtctcattaaaaataataagttttaTAACATTATAGCAAGTGTCTAAAAACCTGGTTCTTCCAGTATGGTTTTAAATATGAATTATCACAATTCCATACTATGtccaaaaagtgaaaaaattatTAAGTGTAAACTGAAAATTagctttttctgctgctttatgTTAAGGACAGTCTTTCCTGGGTGGGTGTTTGTAATACCATGTCTAGTCAATTGCagaattttgtgttttgtgttgaAATTGGACATGTTTGGATAAATGGTGTGATTCAAAATTCATAACAGGAAATACATGAATGCATCAGACACAGTGTGAACAGGATGTCACAGGCTTTAGGGGACGTTTGAGGAGTCGCGGGAGTGCAGATAACAACGATGAGTTTTGTTTGAAGAAACTAGtacaatatatttttcttttttacatttttttgccTTTAGAGAATTCGGTTAAAGGAAATACTGGAGTGCAAGGTGGTTGCCAAAGAGATGATAGATACAGCATAAAGAAATACATTAGAATGACACCCCCttatggcttaattggctaatcctccaccaacaagtgccagcatcccatttgatgtcctggctgcggcacttctcatccagctccctgattgtgacctgggaaagcagaggaggatgccaAAAACCTTTAGTGCCTATATTtaggtgggagaccaagaagaagctctgactcctgatttcagatcggctcagctctggctgttttgtggccatttggggagtaaatcaacagatgaaagatttttctctctgttctttctgtaaatctgcctttccaacaaaaggaagttaatttttaaaaatacagcgataaaaaagttaattttggtATCATTTTAGGACTTAAAGGAGAACGTGGGGACCAAGGAGCAAGTGGAATTCCCGGATATCCTGGGAAACCTGGTGAACAAGGTAAATGCAGACTGTCCACTGGGGTTGTTGTGTGGGTTTTAGAGCGGTCCATCCCCTTCGCTTTGTGTTTGCAATTATCAGAAAGGTGAGGGAAATATTGATTTCATCATTCTTCTAACCATTCAATGTCCTGACTGAATGAAGTGTGACTAGCCCTGCCCAGAATTTTGGGAACAAGGTACAAGGATCTGAGCCCTGCTTTGTTTCCCAGTTGTCAGCTGTTGTTTCTTGGAAGCATTCTGAGCGTGTGGGATCCCAGTAATGACTCCTGGTAGGGAGCTCTGTTGGCATAGCCATtaccaaggcaggagccaggtggcCCCATCCCAAAGGTGGTCATTTACTGCTTGAACCCTGGAGTAGTACTATACAGTTTCCAGTGGATGTGATCCTTCAACATCATTCTAATTTTCCATTTCAGGTGGATTTGGTCCTAAGGGGGAGAAAGGAAATGCTGGCCTGGCAGGAGTCAAAGGGCAAAAAGGCTCCAAGGGGGACCCATGTGGGAACAGCACCAAAGGCGACAGAGGAGAGCCAGGGACCCAGGGCTCACCTGGCACAGAGGGGAGGCCTGGCGCCAAGGgcgagaagggagagaggggagagaaggggcaaaagggagaggaggggctgaaaggagacagaggcagagagggcagcAGCGGCCTGCCTGGGGCCAAAGGTGAGCCAGGGGTTAAGGGAGAAAAAGGGGAATCAGGACCTCCTGGtctcctgggccctgctggaccAAAGGGTGACCTTGGGAGCAAAGGGACCCGAGGTCCTGTGGGTAAGAAGGGCTCTCGGGGCTTCAAGGGCTCCAAGGGGGAGATGGGCAGAATGCCACGCTCTGCGTTCAGCGCTGCTTTATCCAGGCCTTTTCCTCCTCCCAACGCCCCTATCAAATTCAACAAGGTCCTCTATAATGACCAAGGGGATTACAACCCCATCACCGGGAAATTTAACTGCAGTATTCCTGGAACATATGTTTTCTCTTACCACGTCACTGTGCGGGGTAGACCCGCCCGAATTTGCCTCGTGGCTGGGAACAAGAGGCAGTTCAAGACCAGGGAAACTCTCTATGGGCAGGAGATAGACCAAGCCTCTCTCCTCATCATCCTGAAATTAAGTGTGGGAGACCAAGTGTGGTTGGAAGTGTCGAAGGACTGGAATGGGATGTATGTCAGTGCTGAGGACAACTGCATTTTTACTGGGTTCCTTTTGtacccagaggaaactcttggcgTTCCACCATAAGCttaaattttgaacattttagTATGATTTTACTGGAGTAAGTCCATTAATATAGAGTAGTGCTATTAAAAACTTCAATTTTTAGATGATTGTAAGCCTGATATAGAAAAATGAGAT
This sequence is a window from Ochotona princeps isolate mOchPri1 chromosome 3, mOchPri1.hap1, whole genome shotgun sequence. Protein-coding genes within it:
- the OTOL1 gene encoding otolin-1, with protein sequence MWIFSYFSAILIILAISEIDTIAKTTPYSKFTKKSEGKEIPKGLKLASGPPPEEETSFTEMIDMAAAAEPTTDSLSPDSALGTATLSPFENVSLDTDDFLPNCCGCCSLIVGQKGEPGEMGKPGPKGEAGDVGIHGPPGVIGPQGSRGQKGEKGLKGERGDQGASGIPGYPGKPGEQGGFGPKGEKGNAGLAGVKGQKGSKGDPCGNSTKGDRGEPGTQGSPGTEGRPGAKGEKGERGEKGQKGEEGLKGDRGREGSSGLPGAKGEPGVKGEKGESGPPGLLGPAGPKGDLGSKGTRGPVGKKGSRGFKGSKGEMGRMPRSAFSAALSRPFPPPNAPIKFNKVLYNDQGDYNPITGKFNCSIPGTYVFSYHVTVRGRPARICLVAGNKRQFKTRETLYGQEIDQASLLIILKLSVGDQVWLEVSKDWNGMYVSAEDNCIFTGFLLYPEETLGVPP